The following are from one region of the Syngnathus acus chromosome 19, fSynAcu1.2, whole genome shotgun sequence genome:
- the tanc2b gene encoding protein TANC2 isoform X2: MFRNSLKMLLTGGKANRKSRSSDGGSEELAEPRSPGLDPHLSHFGQGGSLDDDCAFEVDYYAALPPPPSPFSMAEGVQHIRIMEGVSRSLPSSPLLGHQALGIRLQAVKKLTAPLRKAKFVESPRVPQSELGSSDPAGNSHLDRLCLGESSQELGPPPTVDEAANTLMTRLGFLLGDKASEGPAGPHYSMEEPEARQQGQNQRISPCSTLTSSTASPPAGSPCSTLPATMSGQPGTRECAYGSVTSPTSTLESRDSGIIATLTSYSENMERGGGGKHGCEGSRGNLKLWQSQKSGMDSFLYRVDENMTASTYSLNKIPERSLESMSSHSAHSIPLYLMPRPNSVAATSSAHLEDLAYLDEQRHTPLRTSLRMPRQSTTCGPGRPGQDLRGSASNSHPWQSQSLHFAPYRPQDIALKPLLFEVPSITVDSVFTGREWLFQEIDGHLNRPGSSRGVIVVGNIGFGKTAIISRLVALSCHGTRMRQIASDSPQASPKHGEGLPLSQPQPTHGTLGGGSCPGTPEMRRRQEESMRRLASQVVAYHYCQADNAYTCLVPEFVHNVAALLCRSPHLAAYREQMLREPHLQSVLSLRSCVQDPLASFKRGVLEPLDALYKERKINSEEDLIVLIDGLNEAEFHKPDYGDTIVSFLCKTIHKFPPWLKLVVTVRTTLQEITNPLPFHRISLDGLEENDAIDQDLQGYILHRIHSSPEIQNNISLNGKMDNTTFGKLSGHLKALSQGSYLYLKLTFDLIEKGYLVLKSSSYKVVPVNLAEVYLLQCNMRFPTQSSFERALPLLNVAVASLHPLTDEQIYQAINSGSLQGTLDWEDFQQRVDNLSIFLVKRRDGTRMFVHPSFREWLIWREEGEKTKFLCDPRSGHTLLAFWFSRQENKLNRQQTIELGHHILKAHIFKGLSKKVGVSSSILQGLWVSYSTEGLSAALSSLRNLYTPNIKVSRLLMLGGANVNYRTEVLNNAPVLCVHAHLGYMDMVALLLEFGAYADAPSESGLTPLGYAAAGGHMAIVTTLCHKRAKVDHLDRNGQCALVHAALRGHMEVVKFLIQCDWSGGLAQHSPQTQQQASFSKNHAVQQALVAAASMGYTEIVSYLLDLPEKDEEEVERAQINNFDSLWGETALTAASGRGKLDVCRLLLEQGAAVAQSNRRGIVPLFSAVRQGHWQIVDLLLTHGADVNLADKQGRTPLMMAASEGHLGTVEFLLSQGASLSLTDKEGLTALSWGCLKGHLPVVRCLVESGAATDHADKNGRTPLDLAAFYGDSDVVQFLVDHGAMIEHVDYSGMRPLDRAVGCRNTSVVVALLKKGAKIGCQTLPSRPRGPATWAMATSKPDIMIILLSKLIEEGDGFYKKGKVKEAAQRYQYALKKFPREGFSEDLKTFRELKVSLFLNLSRCRRKMNDFGMAEEFATKALELKPKSYEAYYARARAKRSSRQFPEALEDLNEAMKQCPNNREIQRLLQRVEEECHQLSQGELLQPPDLELEPPPSPPPTPPPEDEDCLSMPLPPPPEPRLEDMEPVQDLFEDEDYLEQELEAMSMGLPPPESLSNPSSLPIIQSPPLSPTNADQIYLGDGSPMGQPYEYHPTSSSMSSPTRGSYQATSPSLSPTHHNSHYRHSPHTSPVHQPSYRFSPPPMGSSGQGMDRQSPPPSPLRRAAQYRASPPVDSVCLYRSQSGSPVRYQTEQHPGRPKSPLSKMSSQRSFQLSSQPSLSSQHHQAQGLRLQPSMAQIVRTNQPSSMMGNSGYGGQMGHSMGSRYQGGSVDVDSRLVYQPSLDGRSVSQVQASLSSGALCQYGGRGGVMESGLLKDELPQRPSSAYRASSGGPAGIRYSQTPQISRSQSAAYYPVSEHVLERANAMPPCQLGSPEVPHMVRRPVSANTAEIKPHVPTPRPLIHSQSVGLRFSPSSNNISTGSTSNLAPGFRPSSSIQQMEIPLQATYERSCDDMSPISPSQGGGSMYQGEPTRSRNTPFMGVIDKTARTQQYLHQPSRSRGMDRMDSAVSPTSPGQLVQQGSTYSPPTSLGNIAYYNKTNNAQNGHLLEDDYYAQTPPPSLGKLANGSRGTGDILERVSQVPTYPDVKVARTLPVAQAYQDNMYRQLSRETRTQGPSSPIKPKRPFVESNV, encoded by the exons ATGTTCCGGAACAGCTTGAAGATGCTGCTCACGGGAGGCAAGGCCAACCGCAAGAGTCGCAGCAGCG ATGGTGGGAGCGAGGAACTGGCAGAGCCCCGCTCGCCCGGTCTAGACCCTCACCTGAGCCACTTCGGCCAAG GTGGCAGCTTGGACGACGACTGCGCCTTTGAGGTCGACTACTACGCCGCTTTGCCACCGCCTCCGTCGCCGTTCTCCATGGCCGAAGGTGTCCAGCACATTCGCATCATGGAGGGCGTGTCGCGCTCGCTGCCCTCGTCGCCGCTGCTCGGTCACCAGGCGCTCGGTATCCGGCTGCAGGCCGTCAAAAAGCTCACAG CCCCTCTTCGGAAAGCAAAGTTCGTGGAGAGCCCTCGCGTTCCGCAATCGGAGCTCGGCTCCTCCGACCCAGCCGGGAATTCCCACCTGGACAGATTGTGCCTAG GGGAGTCGAGCCAGGAGCTGGGCCCCCCGCCCACGGTGGATGAGGCCGCCAACACATTGATGACGCGCCTGGGCTTCCTTCTGGGAGACAAAGCGAGCGAGGGGCCAGCCGGTCCCCACTACAGCATGGAGGAGCCCGAGGCCAGACAG caGGGTCAGAACCAGCGCATCAGCCCATGCTCCACGCTAACCAGCAGCACTGCCTCGCCCCCCGCGGGCAGCCCCTGCTCCACCCTGCCCGCCACCATGTCGGGCCAGCCGGGCACCAGAGAGTGCGCCTACGGCTCCGTCACCAGTCCGACCTCCACGCTGGAGAGCAGGGACAGCGGAATCATCG CAACGCTGACCAGCTACTCTGAGAACATggagcgcggcggcggcggcaagcACGGCTGCGAGGGCTCACGTGGCAACCTGAAGCTGTGGCAGTCGCAGAAATCAGGCATGGACTCCTTCCTCTACCGCGTGGACGAGAACATGACGGCGTCCACGTACAGCCTCAACAAGATCCCCGAACGCAGCCTGGAGAGCATGTCCTCACACTCTGCCCACTCCATCCCCTTGTACCTCATGCCCCGACCTAATTCTGTGGCCG ccACCAGCTCGGCCCACTTGGAGGACTTGGCCTACCTTGACGAGCAGAGGCACACCCCCTTGCGCACCTCTCTGCGCATGCCCAGACAAAGCACCACTTGCGGACCTGGCCGCCCGGGGCAGGACCTGAGAG GTTCCGCTAGCAACTCCCATCCCTGGCAGTCGCAGTCAC TACATTTTGCGCCGTACCGGCCCCAGGACATCGCCCTGAAACCGCTGCTTTTTGAGGTACCGTCCATCACGGTGGACTCTGTGTTCACTGGACGCGAGTGGCTCTTCCAGGAGATCGACGGCCACCTCAACCGGCCCGGCAGCAGCCGCGGCGTGATCGTGGTCGGCAACATCGGCTTCGGCAAGACGGCCATCATCTCCCGCCTGGTGGCGCTGAGCTGCCACGGCACACGCATGCGTCAGATCGCCTCCGACAGCCCGCAGGCCTCGCCCAAAC ATGGCGAGGGGCTCCCTCTCAGCCAGCCCCAGCCCACGCATGGCACGCTGGGGGGAGGCAGCTGTCCCGGCACCCCTGAGATGAGACGGCGCCAAGAGGAGTCCATGAGGAGGCTCGCTTCTCAG GTGGTGGCTTACCATTACTGCCAGGCAGACAACGCCTACACTTGCCTGGTGCCCGAGTTTGTGCACAACGTGGCGGCGCTGCTGTGCCGCTCGCCTCACCTGGCGGCCTACAGGGAGCAGATGCTGCGCGAGCCGCACCTGCAAAGTGTGCTGAGCCTGCGCTCCTGCGTCCAGGACCCGCTGGCGTCCTTCAAGAGGGGTGTGCTTGAGCCCTTAGATGCTCTCTACAAAG AGAGGAAGATCAACTCCGAGGAGGACCTGATCGTTCTCATCGACGGCCTGAACGAGGCCGAGTTCCACAAACCCGACTATGGAGACACCATCGTCTCCTTTCTCTGCAAGACCATCCACAAGTTCCCCCCCTGGCTCAAGCTGGTGGTCACGGTACGGACCACCTTGCAGGAGATCACCAACCCGTTGCCGTTCCACCGCATCTCACTGGACGGTCTGGAGGAAAACGACGCTATCGACCAGGACCTGCAGGGTTACATCCTGCACCGCATCCACAGCAGCCCGGAGATCCAGAACAACATCTCGCTCAACGGCAAGATGGACAACACCACCTTCGGCAAACTCAGCGGACACCTTAAGGCCCTCAGCCAGGGATCTTACCTGTACCTCAagctcacctttgaccttaTCGAGAAGGGCTACCTGGTTCTCAAGAGCTCCAGTTACAAg GTGGTTCCGGTCAACCTGGCCGAGGTGTACCTCCTGCAATGCAACATGCGCTTCCCCACGCAGTCCTCATTCGAGCGGGCGCTGCCGCTGCTCAACGTGGCCGTGGCTTCGCTGCACCCGCTCACCGATGAGCAGATCTACCAGGCTATCAATTCCGGCTCGCTGCAG GGAACGCTGGACTGGGAGGACTTCCAGCAGCGTGTGGACAACCTGTCCATTTTCCTGGTGAAGAGGCGGGACGGCACCCGCATGTTCGTCCACCCGTCATTCCGGGAGTGGTTGATATGGCGGGAGGAAGGCGAGAAGACCAAGTTCCTGTGTGATCCCAG GAGCGGCCACACCCTGCTGGCCTTCTGGTTCTCACGGCAGGAGAACAAGCTGAACCGGCAGCAGACCATCGAGCTGGGCCACCATATCCTCAAAGCACATATCTTCAAG GGTCTCAGCAAGAAAGTGGGCGTGTCATCGTCCATCTTGCAAGGCCTATGGGTGTCCTACAGCACAGAGGGTCTGTCGGCAGCGCTCTCGTCACTGAGGAACCTTTACACTCCCAACATTAAG GTGAGTCGGTTGTTGATGCTGGGAGGGGCCAACGTCAACTACCGCACCGAGGTGCTCAACAACGCCCCCGTGCTGTGCGTCCACGCCCACCTGGGCTACATGGACATGGTTGCCCTGCTGCTGGAATTCGGCGCCTACGCCGACGCCCCCTCCGAGAGCGGCCTGACGCCGCTCGGCTACGCCGCCGCCGGGGGTCACATGGCCATTGTGACAACACTGTGTCACAAGAGAGCCAAG GTGGACCACCTGGACAGGAACGGGCAGTGCGCGCTGGTGCACGCCGCCCTCCGGGGCCACATGGAGGTGGTGAAGTTTCTCATCCAGTGCGACTGGAGCGGCGGGTTGGCGCAGCACTCCCCGCAGACCCAGCAGCAAGCCAGCTTCAGCAAGAACCACGCCGTCCAGCAGGCCCTCGTCGCCGCCGCCAGCATGGGCTACACGGAG attGTGTCCTACCTGTTGGACCTGCCAGAgaaagacgaggaggaggtggagcgagCGCAGATCAACAACTTTGACTCGCTGTGGGGTGAGACAG CCTTAACGGCTGCCTCGGGCCGTGGGAAGCTGGATGTGTGCCGCCTGCTGCTGGAGCAAGGCGCCGCCGTGGCGCAGTCCAATCGGCGAGGCATCGTGCCGCTCTTCAGCGCCGTTCGCCAGGGCCACTGGCAG ATAGTGGACCTTCTCCTGACACACGGTGCCGATGTCAACTTGGCCGACAAACAGGGCCGCACGCCTCTCATGATGGCCGCTTCGGAGGGACACCTGGGAACGGTGGAGTTTCTGCTCTCGCAAG GAGCCTCTCTGTCTCTGACGGACAAGGAGGGTCTGACGGCGCTCAGCTGGGGCTGCCTCAAGGGTCACCTGCCGGTGGTCCGATGCCTGGTCGAGAGCGGCGCCGCCACCGACCACGCCGACAAGAACGGCCGAACGCCGCTCGACCTGGCCGCTTTCTACGGCGACTCTGACGTG GTCCAGTTCTTGGTGGACCACGGCGCCATGATCGAACATGTGGACTACAGCGGCATGCGTCCTCTGGACCGGGCGGTGGGCTGCAGGAACACGTCGGTGGTGGTGGCCTTGCTGAAGAAAGGAGCAAAGATAG GATGTCAGACGCTGCCCAGTCGGCCCCGAG GTCCAGCCACGTGGGCCATGGCCACCTCCAAACCCGACATCATGATCATCCTGCTCAGCAAGCTCATCGAGGAGGGCGACGGCTTCTACAAG AAGGGGAAGGTGAAGGAGGCGGCCCAACGCTACCAATACGCCCTCAAAAAGTTCCCGCGCGAAGGCTTCAGCGAGGACCTCAAAACGTTCAGGGAACTCAAGGTTTCGCTCTTCCTCAACCTGTCCCGATGTCGCAGGAAAATGAAC GACTTTGGGATGGCTGAGGAATTTGCTACCAAGGCCCTTGAACTAAAGCCCAAATCTTATGAGGCCTACTACGCCAGGGCCCGGGCCAAGCGAAGTAGCAG GCAGTTTCCTGAAGCCTTGGAGGACCTGAACGAAGCCATGAAGCAGTGCCCCAACAACCGAGAGATCCAGCGGCTGCTGCAGCGCGTGGAGGAGGAGTGTCACCAGCTGAGCCAGGGGGAGCTGCTCCAGCCTCCAGACTTGGAGCTGGagcctcccccctccccgccTCCCACGCCTCCcccagaggatgaagattgcCTCTCCATGCCTCTTCCGCCTCCCCCGGAACCCCGACTGGAGGACATGGAGCCTGTCCAAGATCTCTTTGAGGATGAGGACTACCTAGAGCAGGAGCTAGAGGCCATGTCCATGGGACTCCCCCCGCCGGAGTCCCTCAGCAATCCGTCCAGTCTGCCCATCATTCAAAGCCCCCCACTGTCCCCGACAAATGCAGACCAGATCTACCTAGGTGATGGTTCTCCTATGGGGCAGCCTTATGAGTACCACCCCACGTCCTCCTCCATGTCCTCTCCTACTCGCGGGTCTTACCAGGCCACGTCGCCCTCCCTGTCCCCGACGCATCACAACTCCCACTATCGACACAGCCCGCACACCTCCCCGGTGCACCAACCGTCTTACCGTTTCAGCCCCCCGCCCATGGGCAGCAGCGGGCAGGGGATGGACCGCCAGAGCCCGCCGCCGTCCCCTCTGCGCCGGGCTGCCCAGTACAGAGCCAGCCCGCCGGTGGACAGTGTTTGTTTGTACAGATCCCAGTCGGGCTCGCCCGTACGCTACCAGACAGAGCAGCACCCCGGGCGACCCAAATCGCCCCTGTCTAAGATGAGCAGCCAGCGCTCCTTCCAGCTCAGCTCTCAGCCCTCGTTGTCGTCCCAGCATCACCAAGCCCAAGGCCTTCGTCTGCAGCCGTCCATGGCCCAAATTGTGCGCACAAACCAGCCCAGCAGCATGATGGGCAATAGCGGCTATGGGGGCCAGATGGGCCACTCCATGGGTAGCCGTTAccagggcggctcggtggacgTAGACAGCCGACTGGTGTACCAGCCCTCGCTGGACGGGCGCTCTGTGTCGCAGGTGCAAGCCAGCCTCAGCTCTGGCGCCCTATGTCAGTACGGCGGCCGAGGAGGGGTCATGGAGTCGGGCCTGTTGAAGGATGAGCTACCCCAGCGCCCCTCCTCTGCCTACCGCGCCAGCAGCGGGGGTCCGGCGGGCATCCGTTACAGTCAGACGCCTCAGATCAGTCGCAGCCAGTCCGCCGCCTACTACCCCGTCTCCGAGCACGTGCTGGAGCGCGCCAATGCCATGCCGCCTTGTCAGCTGGGCTCCCCCGAGGTCCCGCATATGGTGAGACGCCCCGTCAGCGCCAACACCGCCGAGATAAAGCCGCACGTGCCGACCCCTAGGCCCCTCATCCACTCGCAGAGCGTAGGCCTCCGTTTCTCCCCCTCTAGCAACAATATCTCCACCGGCTCCACCTCAAACCTGGCACCGGGCTTCAGGCCATCCTCCTCCATCCAGCAGATGGAGATCCCCTTGCAAGCCACCTACGAACGCTCCTGCGATGACATGTCACCCATCTCTCCCTCGCAGGGCGGCGGGAGTATGTATCAGGGCGAGCCCACTCGCTCTCGGAACACCCCCTTCATGGGCGTCATAGACAAGACGGCGCGGACTCAGCAGTACCTGCACCAACCCTCTCGATCCCGCGGCATGGATCGTATGGACTCGGCCGTCAGCCCCACCTCGCCCGGCCAACTGGTCCAGCAAGGGTCCACCTACAGCCCGCCCACCTCGCTCGGAAACATCGCCTACTACAACAAGACCAACAACGCACAAAACGGACACCTGCTGGAGGACGACTACTACGCCCAGACCCCACCGCCCTCACTGGGCAAACTGGCCAACGGCTCGCGGGGCACCGGGGACATCCTGGAGCGGGTCAGCCAAGTGCCCACTTACCCGGACGTGAAGGTGGCCAGGACTCTGCCTGTGGCGCAAGCCTACCAGGACAACATGTACCGACAACTCTCCCGAGAGACCCGCACACAAGGGCCCTCCTCACCCATCAAACCAAAGAGACCGTTTGTGGAGTCCAACGTGTAA